Proteins from a single region of Campylobacter sputorum:
- a CDS encoding peptidoglycan D,D-transpeptidase FtsI family protein, with protein MIARQSKITIVFLLVLAAFLILLVVFFYRATLDRRIVGRIASDSDTSIRGDIISKDGFRVATTQKIFDVKIDTRSLNPDKKDLFIQLYSIYTDNNPNKIKKIINSKKGYVILSKNISAKTAAHLKKLGRFFSTNSVFIPFVDDNGRKYDAQAMGIIEKGEYRVYMAQDSLTPSIGYVKEVIKNGIIKREGVKGIEKYYDDYLASIKDAQIVGSRDLSNNIIIEKPNDLGQRIDGYNVILNISLKLQKMTEYILDTMIKDIEAKEIVAGIMDSKTGEMLALATTNRYNPSNIKKENYRALNSTSSEYAYEPGSVIKPIVFAYLLSANKVNPLETINTHNGIYKHGKSTIRDSHPAKSMNAEEVIIHSSNIGMVELSKRISGEELYMNFIKFGFTKRSGIDLPYEQRGIIPSLSELNSEIYRGTASYGYGIQTTFLQLLRAYAVFNNNGYLVTPQLVSNLQKDGKLYKGRPIPPQEQILTEDVAKRMRNILIRVVKDGTGKKANIDGLNIGGKTGTSRIAVGGGYSKSLYNASFFGFADDKFGHNYTIGVFVREPKEGKIYASQSAIPIFKSIVELLIQEQQLIPSI; from the coding sequence ATGATAGCTAGACAATCAAAAATAACTATCGTTTTCTTGCTTGTCTTGGCGGCTTTTTTAATACTTCTTGTAGTGTTTTTTTATAGAGCAACTCTTGATAGACGTATAGTAGGTCGCATAGCAAGCGATTCTGATACATCCATAAGAGGCGATATAATATCAAAAGATGGTTTTAGAGTTGCAACTACTCAAAAAATTTTTGATGTAAAAATTGATACAAGAAGTCTAAATCCAGATAAAAAAGATTTGTTTATACAACTTTATTCTATATATACAGATAATAATCCAAACAAAATAAAAAAAATTATAAATAGCAAAAAAGGATATGTTATATTATCAAAAAATATATCCGCAAAAACTGCAGCACATCTAAAAAAGCTTGGAAGATTTTTTTCAACAAACTCAGTTTTCATACCCTTTGTTGACGATAATGGTAGAAAATACGATGCACAAGCAATGGGTATCATAGAAAAAGGAGAGTATAGAGTTTATATGGCACAAGATAGCTTAACGCCATCAATAGGCTATGTAAAAGAAGTGATAAAAAATGGAATTATAAAAAGAGAGGGTGTAAAAGGTATAGAAAAATATTATGATGATTATTTGGCATCTATAAAAGATGCTCAGATTGTAGGCTCAAGAGATTTAAGCAATAATATAATAATAGAAAAACCAAATGATCTTGGACAAAGAATAGATGGATATAATGTGATATTAAATATATCCCTAAAGCTACAAAAAATGACTGAATATATTTTAGATACTATGATAAAAGACATAGAAGCTAAAGAGATAGTTGCAGGAATAATGGATAGTAAAACTGGCGAAATGTTAGCACTTGCTACTACAAATAGATATAATCCATCAAACATAAAAAAAGAAAATTATAGAGCATTAAACTCAACTTCTAGTGAATATGCATATGAACCAGGTTCTGTTATAAAGCCTATTGTTTTTGCATATTTATTGTCAGCAAACAAGGTAAATCCGCTAGAAACAATTAATACACACAATGGTATATATAAACACGGTAAAAGCACTATAAGAGACAGTCATCCTGCAAAAAGCATGAACGCTGAAGAGGTTATAATACACTCTTCAAATATAGGCATGGTTGAGCTATCAAAAAGAATATCTGGCGAAGAACTTTATATGAATTTCATAAAATTTGGATTTACGAAAAGATCTGGCATAGATTTACCTTACGAACAAAGAGGAATAATCCCAAGCTTATCAGAGCTAAACTCTGAAATTTATAGAGGAACTGCAAGTTATGGTTATGGCATACAAACTACATTTTTGCAACTTCTAAGAGCTTATGCTGTTTTTAATAACAATGGTTATCTTGTAACACCTCAACTAGTATCAAATTTGCAAAAAGATGGAAAATTATACAAAGGAAGACCTATTCCACCACAAGAGCAAATTTTAACTGAAGATGTTGCAAAAAGAATGAGAAATATACTAATTAGAGTTGTCAAGGATGGAACTGGTAAAAAAGCTAATATAGATGGGTTAAATATAGGCGGAAAAACTGGAACTTCTCGTATAGCTGTTGGCGGAGGATACTCAAAAAGTCTTTATAATGCTTCGTTTTTTGGATTTGCGGATGATAAATTTGGACATAATTATACCATAGGGGTTTTTGTAAGAGAACCAAAAGAAGGTAAGATTTATGCTTCACAAAGTGCTATTCCTATATTTAAAAGCATTGTAGAACTCTTAATACAAGAACAGCAACTCATACCTAGCATATAA
- the hemH gene encoding ferrochelatase: MKKVLFLLNMGGPSNLDEVCVFLKNMFNDKYIISVKSNLLRKFIAYMIVSFRKKEAKKNYEMIGGKSPICDITSSLVKKLKNSDYEVDFIMNYTPPFAKDVLKKYKDADEFILLPLYPHHSSTTILSSVDDIKCAMGELGLNQKITQIPYFYENNLYNDVILNLIIEKIKSKNLNTQDIVLIFSAHSLPIKIIQNGDLYEKHIQDHVCILSKKLQENGVIFKDIKLAYQSKLGPVKWLAPNIVDVMKELTHKKVIVFPIAFCIDNSETIFEIDIEYKKLAKELNYEFFDVIGCPNNRDDFAKFIDTITRNTFCL; the protein is encoded by the coding sequence ATGAAAAAAGTTTTATTTCTTTTAAATATGGGTGGTCCTTCAAATTTAGATGAAGTTTGTGTATTTTTAAAAAATATGTTTAATGATAAATATATAATAAGTGTAAAAAGTAATCTTCTTAGAAAATTTATAGCTTATATGATAGTTAGTTTTAGAAAAAAAGAAGCTAAAAAAAACTATGAGATGATAGGGGGCAAATCTCCTATTTGTGATATTACTTCAAGTCTTGTTAAAAAACTTAAAAATAGTGATTATGAAGTTGATTTTATAATGAACTACACTCCGCCTTTTGCCAAAGATGTGCTAAAAAAATACAAAGATGCAGATGAGTTTATTTTGCTTCCGCTTTATCCTCATCATTCTAGCACCACAATTTTATCAAGTGTTGATGATATTAAATGTGCTATGGGGGAACTTGGATTAAATCAAAAAATAACTCAAATTCCATATTTTTACGAAAATAATCTTTATAATGATGTAATTTTAAATTTAATTATAGAAAAAATAAAATCTAAAAATTTAAATACACAAGATATTGTGTTGATATTTTCTGCACACTCTTTGCCTATAAAGATAATACAAAATGGTGATTTATATGAAAAACACATACAAGATCATGTTTGTATATTATCTAAAAAACTTCAAGAAAATGGTGTTATTTTTAAAGATATAAAGCTTGCATATCAGTCAAAATTAGGTCCTGTTAAATGGCTCGCTCCAAATATAGTTGATGTTATGAAAGAATTAACTCATAAAAAAGTCATAGTTTTTCCAATTGCATTTTGTATAGACAACTCAGAAACAATTTTTGAGATAGATATAGAATATAAAAAACTTGCAAAAGAGCTAAATTATGAGTTTTTTGATGTTATTGGGTGTCCAAATAATAGAGATGATTTTGCAAAGTTTATAGACACTATAACAAGGAATACTTTTTGCTTATGA
- a CDS encoding Gfo/Idh/MocA family protein: MDKIKVAIVGFEDITKSYYSDLRRSDYFELVGISKQDSSKNLPDIKTQIYQSVDELYSYHSPEALIITAPANMRKKTFLQCQKYAKNFLIHAPLSTNMGDINEMAYIAKENNLKVCIGYNTRFNPAIISLKQALKKEEQIYSINIIHSSTYPKDTFGGIKMSITISDLDLIRYISSSEISEFCVSTNSIKDKDIEDVLCAKTKTTNGIICSITNSWNYKIDRFCIEISCSSGHYMADLIAFNLRKMDDRGLINLRVDNEDMSIRFQNSEFFKYCMSGDIGNLVSIKDSIAISKVIL, translated from the coding sequence TTGGATAAGATAAAAGTCGCTATTGTAGGTTTTGAAGATATAACAAAGAGTTATTATAGTGATCTTAGGCGTTCTGATTATTTTGAGCTTGTTGGAATTTCTAAACAAGATAGTTCAAAAAATTTACCAGATATAAAAACTCAAATATATCAAAGCGTAGATGAGTTATATTCGTATCACTCGCCAGAAGCACTTATTATAACTGCTCCTGCTAATATGCGTAAAAAAACTTTTTTACAATGTCAAAAGTATGCTAAAAATTTTTTAATACATGCACCATTATCTACTAATATGGGAGATATAAATGAGATGGCTTACATTGCAAAAGAAAATAATCTAAAGGTTTGCATTGGTTACAACACTAGATTTAATCCAGCTATAATATCACTAAAACAGGCTTTAAAAAAAGAAGAGCAAATTTATAGTATAAATATCATACATTCTTCTACTTATCCTAAAGATACTTTTGGTGGTATAAAAATGTCTATTACAATCAGCGATTTGGATCTTATAAGATACATTTCTTCATCGGAAATATCAGAGTTTTGTGTATCTACAAATAGTATAAAAGATAAAGACATAGAAGATGTTTTATGTGCTAAAACAAAAACAACAAATGGAATAATTTGTAGCATAACCAACTCATGGAATTATAAAATAGATAGATTTTGTATAGAAATTTCTTGCTCTAGTGGGCATTATATGGCTGATTTGATTGCATTTAACCTTAGAAAAATGGACGATAGGGGACTTATAAATTTAAGAGTTGATAATGAAGATATGTCAATTAGATTTCAAAATAGTGAATTTTTTAAATATTGTATGAGCGGCGATATAGGAAATTTAGTTAGTATAAAAGATTCCATAGCAATATCGAAAGTGATTTTATGA
- a CDS encoding YdcH family protein has protein sequence MFHEYRELITELKNKDAHFAKIFDRHNDLDQKIKDVTEGREHMDNFELDKLKKEKLLLKDEAYAILSNYEKENK, from the coding sequence ATGTTTCATGAGTATAGAGAGCTTATAACTGAGCTAAAAAATAAAGATGCACACTTTGCAAAAATTTTTGATCGTCATAATGATCTTGACCAAAAGATCAAAGATGTTACAGAGGGTAGAGAGCATATGGATAATTTTGAACTTGATAAACTTAAAAAAGAGAAACTTCTTTTAAAAGATGAAGCATATGCAATTCTTTCTAATTATGAAAAGGAAAATAAGTAA
- the argJ gene encoding bifunctional glutamate N-acetyltransferase/amino-acid acetyltransferase ArgJ, with protein sequence MFDIISLKNGLENVDGFCFGGVNAGFKKDSNDLGFIRSDEAYDVSAVFTNNKFKAAPIRHFLNYPKNFKTNFILLNSKNANAMTGQNGIDDINFIFENLSQKINLINPIMSSTGVIGYRLDNAKIISAFDKMDFNSKDSNGVAKAIMTTDSFKKELAFRVELENGGYFNVAAICKGAGMINPAFATMLCFILTDANVPKEDMDEILFGSVKHSFNAISVDGDTSTNDTLMLLTSRKTEFYDKVAFREVINLITKQMALYLVQDGEGSKKVVSFSVSGAKNDEEAEIAAKALSNSLLVKTAIFGEDPNWGRIASTIGASKVECKEENLVIKYDEVVVFSKDLPQLDEQRENLAHNIMKKSSYKISCDLGIGEGKFETYGCDLGHKYVDINSDYRS encoded by the coding sequence ATGTTTGATATAATTTCTTTAAAAAATGGACTTGAAAATGTAGATGGTTTTTGTTTTGGTGGAGTAAATGCTGGTTTTAAAAAAGATTCAAATGATTTAGGATTTATAAGAAGTGATGAGGCTTATGATGTAAGTGCTGTTTTTACTAATAATAAATTTAAAGCAGCTCCTATTAGGCATTTTTTAAATTATCCAAAAAATTTTAAAACAAATTTTATACTTTTAAACTCAAAAAATGCAAATGCTATGACAGGACAAAACGGAATTGATGATATAAATTTTATTTTTGAAAACTTATCACAAAAGATAAATTTGATAAATCCTATAATGAGTTCAACTGGTGTTATAGGATATAGACTAGATAACGCAAAAATCATATCTGCATTTGATAAGATGGATTTTAACTCAAAAGATAGCAATGGTGTAGCTAAGGCAATTATGACAACAGATAGTTTTAAAAAAGAGCTGGCTTTTAGGGTTGAGCTTGAAAATGGCGGATATTTTAATGTTGCTGCTATTTGCAAAGGTGCGGGTATGATAAATCCAGCTTTTGCAACTATGCTTTGTTTTATACTAACAGATGCAAATGTTCCAAAAGAAGATATGGATGAAATTTTATTTGGTAGCGTTAAGCATAGTTTTAATGCTATTAGTGTAGATGGCGATACATCCACAAACGATACTTTAATGTTGCTTACTTCAAGAAAAACTGAATTTTATGATAAAGTAGCTTTTAGAGAAGTTATAAATTTGATAACAAAACAGATGGCATTATATCTTGTTCAAGATGGAGAGGGTTCCAAAAAAGTTGTATCGTTTAGTGTAAGTGGGGCAAAAAACGATGAAGAAGCAGAAATCGCTGCAAAAGCTCTTTCAAATTCACTTCTTGTAAAAACTGCGATTTTTGGAGAAGATCCAAATTGGGGAAGAATAGCTTCAACCATAGGTGCTAGCAAAGTAGAGTGTAAAGAAGAAAATTTAGTTATAAAATATGATGAAGTTGTAGTTTTTAGCAAGGATTTACCTCAGTTAGATGAGCAAAGAGAAAATTTAGCTCATAATATAATGAAAAAATCAAGTTACAAGATAAGCTGCGATTTAGGAATAGGAGAAGGTAAATTTGAGACTTATGGATGTGATTTAGGTCATAAATATGTAGATATAAATTCAGATTATAGATCATAA
- a CDS encoding potassium channel family protein, with amino-acid sequence MSLLEKIKKFLNWSDSSKPEVDLNTELYEQLRFFRLPLIAVILMLMFGALGYVVINDFSLIDGIYQAGMTFTTVGFTEVDYISPAGRLFTIALIFTGFAVFSFSIGLVIEVLKKGSLINVFKERKMINDIARLKKHFVICYHNNYTIELTKQFRENHIPFVVVDERDDLGDLAEKYKYPYYIKAAPHTEIALKKTHFSSAKGLIALSENIADNIAIITTARLYEKELGREEYFIMSTANNEDDTVKLKKLGANSVVTPTKLVAQRLSAVSVRPDMENMLEEFLYKKGSPIDIEEILVPDYSWIRFKRLKDTHLKELASANIVGIKDQNNKFMPMPKDDILIGTGSKLLVIGTADGIRMTKRVIRSKYMPEELKYV; translated from the coding sequence ATGTCTTTACTAGAAAAGATAAAAAAATTCCTCAACTGGTCTGATTCTTCAAAGCCAGAAGTAGATTTAAATACAGAACTATACGAACAACTACGCTTTTTTCGTCTTCCTTTGATAGCAGTTATCCTGATGCTTATGTTTGGGGCATTAGGATATGTTGTTATCAACGATTTTTCTTTGATAGATGGGATTTATCAAGCTGGTATGACCTTTACAACGGTTGGTTTTACGGAAGTTGATTATATATCGCCAGCTGGAAGACTCTTCACAATAGCACTTATTTTCACTGGATTTGCTGTTTTTTCATTTTCTATAGGTCTTGTTATAGAGGTGTTAAAAAAAGGATCGCTTATAAATGTTTTTAAGGAAAGAAAGATGATAAATGATATAGCTAGATTAAAAAAACATTTTGTTATTTGTTATCACAATAACTATACTATAGAACTTACAAAGCAGTTTAGGGAAAACCATATACCTTTTGTTGTGGTTGATGAAAGGGATGACTTGGGAGATTTGGCAGAAAAGTATAAGTATCCTTACTATATAAAAGCTGCACCGCATACAGAAATTGCTCTTAAAAAGACACATTTTTCAAGTGCAAAGGGACTGATTGCCCTTAGTGAAAATATAGCTGATAATATAGCAATTATTACAACAGCAAGGTTGTATGAAAAAGAGCTTGGTAGAGAAGAGTATTTTATAATGAGTACAGCAAACAATGAGGACGACACCGTAAAGCTTAAAAAACTTGGGGCAAATTCTGTTGTAACGCCGACTAAGCTAGTTGCACAAAGACTTAGTGCTGTAAGTGTTAGGCCTGATATGGAAAATATGCTTGAAGAATTTTTGTATAAAAAAGGCTCACCTATAGATATAGAAGAGATTTTAGTGCCTGATTATTCTTGGATTAGATTTAAAAGACTAAAAGATACTCATTTAAAAGAGCTAGCAAGTGCAAATATAGTAGGCATAAAAGATCAAAATAATAAATTTATGCCTATGCCAAAAGATGATATTTTGATAGGAACTGGCTCTAAACTTCTTGTAATAGGTACAGCAGATGGTATAAGGATGACTAAAAGAGTCATAAGAAGCAAATATATGCCAGAGGAGTTGAAATATGTTTGA